A single region of the Actinoplanes sp. SE50/110 genome encodes:
- the ispD gene encoding 2-C-methyl-D-erythritol 4-phosphate cytidylyltransferase — MTAQLNARGDVAVVVPAAGAGLRLGPGGPKALRLLDGEPLLVHAVRRLAAAAPVRMIVVAAPPAEVDAVSALLAPVAPVTVVPGGAERQESVAAALAVVPPDVPIVLVHDAARCLTPPSVTERVAAAVRDGADAVIPVLPVVDTIKEVAADATVLGTVDRSVLRAVQTPQGFRASVLRAAHRAAADSHTDDAGAVEKLGIPVLCVPGSDLALKITRPIDLALATHLLALPDPDAPTA, encoded by the coding sequence GTGACCGCGCAGCTCAATGCTCGCGGTGACGTCGCGGTCGTCGTTCCGGCGGCGGGGGCGGGTCTCCGGCTCGGCCCGGGCGGCCCGAAAGCTCTGCGTCTGCTCGACGGCGAGCCGCTGCTCGTGCACGCGGTCCGGCGGTTGGCCGCGGCCGCGCCGGTCCGCATGATCGTGGTGGCCGCTCCGCCCGCCGAGGTCGACGCGGTGTCCGCGCTCCTCGCCCCGGTGGCCCCGGTCACCGTCGTGCCCGGCGGCGCCGAACGCCAGGAATCGGTCGCCGCGGCACTCGCGGTCGTTCCGCCGGACGTTCCGATCGTTCTGGTCCACGACGCGGCTCGATGCCTCACCCCGCCCTCGGTTACGGAGCGTGTCGCCGCCGCTGTCCGGGACGGTGCCGACGCGGTGATCCCGGTCCTGCCGGTCGTCGACACGATCAAAGAGGTCGCGGCCGATGCCACCGTTCTCGGCACGGTCGACCGTTCCGTGCTGCGTGCGGTACAGACTCCGCAAGGCTTCCGCGCCTCGGTGCTGCGCGCCGCTCACCGGGCCGCCGCCGACTCACACACCGACGACGCCGGTGCCGTCGAGAAGCTCGGCATCCCGGTCCTGTGCGTCCCGGGCTCCGACCTCGCGCTCAAGATCACCCGGCCGATCGATCTGGCGCTCGCCACGCACCTCCTGGCCCTGCCGGACCCGGACGCCCCTACCGCCTGA
- a CDS encoding CarD family transcriptional regulator — translation MVFSVGETVVYPHHGAALIEAIETRVIKGVERQYLVLRVAQGDLTVRVPAENAEEVGVREVVGEEGLGKVFDVLRAPHTEEPTNWSRRYKANLEKLASGNPLKVAEVVRDLWRRERERGLSAGEKRMLAKARDILVGEVALAEKSTKDEAEVLLDKVLTEA, via the coding sequence ATGGTTTTCAGTGTCGGCGAGACCGTTGTTTACCCCCACCACGGGGCCGCACTCATCGAGGCAATCGAGACTAGGGTCATCAAGGGCGTTGAAAGGCAGTATCTCGTTCTGCGTGTCGCCCAGGGCGATCTGACGGTTCGGGTGCCCGCTGAGAACGCCGAGGAAGTCGGCGTGCGCGAAGTGGTTGGCGAGGAAGGCCTGGGCAAGGTCTTCGACGTCCTCCGCGCTCCGCACACCGAGGAGCCGACCAACTGGTCGCGGCGCTACAAGGCCAACCTGGAGAAGCTCGCTTCCGGTAACCCGCTCAAGGTTGCCGAGGTTGTTCGTGACCTCTGGCGTCGCGAGCGGGAGCGCGGTCTCTCGGCAGGCGAGAAGCGCATGCTCGCGAAGGCCCGCGACATCCTGGTCGGCGAGGTGGCCCTCGCTGAGAAGAGCACCAAGGACGAGGCTGAGGTTCTGCTCGACAAGGTCCTCACCGAGGCCTGA
- a CDS encoding DUF6023 family protein — MSERGRGAILHGLAALVLAAGGTWWWRAAPRDASDPRLLTWRLTAEQLLPETGDQEAAETVALAPRQDYEKVSDLDGGTFQVSVICAGPDGSRARVSFGGPESGLGLNCSGTRTPQVFSVGVGTELRLRVTAEGEGPVVFRYTLQRA, encoded by the coding sequence GTGAGCGAACGGGGACGGGGCGCCATCCTGCATGGGCTGGCCGCCCTGGTCCTGGCGGCGGGCGGCACCTGGTGGTGGCGCGCCGCACCGCGGGACGCCTCCGATCCGCGCCTGCTCACCTGGCGGCTCACCGCCGAACAGCTGCTGCCGGAAACCGGGGACCAGGAGGCCGCCGAGACCGTGGCGCTGGCTCCGCGACAGGACTACGAGAAGGTGTCCGACCTCGACGGCGGAACGTTCCAGGTCTCGGTGATCTGCGCGGGGCCGGACGGGAGCCGGGCGCGGGTGAGCTTCGGGGGACCGGAGAGCGGGCTCGGGCTGAACTGCTCCGGGACCCGGACACCGCAGGTGTTCTCGGTGGGGGTCGGGACCGAGTTGCGGCTGCGGGTCACCGCCGAGGGCGAGGGGCCGGTCGTCTTCCGCTACACCCTTCAGCGCGCCTGA
- a CDS encoding type III polyketide synthase: MGVALPPSTVQNDLWDGFFAQHYANGRRGLARRIFANSGVVTRQAAVSPLKEDVSGWSTERRMRRYQDEAVPLGRAAAERALADAGLAAADVGLFAVCSCTGYATPGLDILLARDLAMSPGVQRLFVGHMGCYAALPGLGAVSDHVVARGRPALLLCTELTSLHMQPVGAGAPDVQQIVSHALFSDAAAATVLTPASAGLPGYAVRELAAVTDSTTTGHMTWEVTDLGFRMGLSPEVPAVLSVHVRAMVAELLGRHGLEIADVDGWAVHPGGPRILDVVQERLGLDDGALEASRGVLSAYGNCSSPTVLLVLNALRNRASPPRRVVMLAFGPGLTLYGALLELSPRG, encoded by the coding sequence ATGGGCGTGGCGTTGCCCCCGTCCACCGTGCAGAACGACCTGTGGGACGGCTTCTTCGCCCAGCACTACGCGAACGGGCGGCGCGGCCTGGCCCGGCGCATCTTCGCGAACTCCGGGGTGGTCACCCGGCAGGCCGCGGTGAGCCCGCTCAAGGAGGACGTCTCCGGCTGGTCCACCGAGCGGCGGATGCGGCGCTACCAGGACGAGGCGGTCCCGCTGGGCCGGGCCGCGGCGGAACGGGCCCTCGCCGACGCCGGGCTCGCCGCCGCCGACGTCGGACTCTTCGCGGTCTGCTCGTGCACCGGCTACGCCACCCCCGGGCTGGACATCCTGCTCGCCCGGGACCTCGCCATGTCACCCGGCGTGCAGCGCCTCTTTGTCGGCCACATGGGGTGTTACGCCGCGTTGCCGGGGCTGGGCGCGGTGAGTGACCACGTGGTCGCCCGCGGTCGGCCGGCCCTGCTCCTGTGCACCGAGCTGACCAGCCTGCACATGCAGCCGGTCGGCGCCGGCGCGCCCGACGTCCAGCAGATCGTCTCGCACGCGCTCTTCTCCGACGCGGCCGCGGCCACCGTGCTCACCCCGGCCTCGGCCGGCCTCCCCGGATACGCGGTGCGCGAGCTCGCCGCGGTCACCGACAGCACCACCACCGGACACATGACGTGGGAGGTGACCGACCTCGGATTCCGGATGGGGCTGTCCCCGGAAGTGCCCGCGGTGCTGTCCGTGCACGTGCGGGCGATGGTGGCGGAGCTGCTCGGGCGGCACGGGCTGGAGATCGCGGATGTGGACGGGTGGGCGGTGCACCCGGGCGGGCCACGGATCCTGGACGTGGTGCAGGAGCGGCTCGGGCTCGACGACGGGGCGCTGGAGGCGTCGCGGGGGGTGCTCTCGGCGTACGGGAACTGTTCGTCGCCGACGGTGCTGCTGGTGCTGAACGCGCTGCGCAACCGGGCGAGTCCGCCGCGGCGGGTGGTGATGCTCGCTTTCGGGCCGGGGTTGACGCTCTACGGGGCGTTGTTGGAGTTGTCGCCTCGGGGGTGA
- a CDS encoding methyltransferase domain-containing protein: MVSMRRNDPCQYDELAGEWWRPGGGFELLHWLAAARAELIPRPAGPGRVLLDAGCGGGLLAPHVRDLGYHHVGIDLRRAGLTRAAREGVVPVAGDVTALPLADGAADVVVAGEILEHVTDLGGTVAELCRVLRPGGRVVLDTVNDTALSRFVTVTLGERVGVAPAGLHDPALFVSPHRLRAEFARHGVRLAVRGVRPSLTGLARWLSRRPPRPGRPLGRILPTFSPAILYQAVGHKPLGQAAA, encoded by the coding sequence ATGGTGTCGATGCGGCGCAACGATCCGTGCCAGTACGACGAACTGGCCGGCGAGTGGTGGCGTCCCGGCGGCGGCTTCGAGCTGCTGCACTGGCTGGCCGCCGCCCGCGCCGAGCTGATCCCGCGGCCGGCCGGGCCGGGCCGGGTGCTGCTCGACGCCGGCTGCGGTGGTGGCCTGCTCGCGCCGCACGTCCGCGACCTCGGCTATCACCACGTCGGGATCGACCTGCGCCGCGCCGGGCTGACCCGGGCCGCCCGGGAGGGCGTCGTCCCGGTCGCCGGGGACGTGACCGCGCTGCCGCTCGCCGACGGCGCGGCCGACGTGGTGGTGGCCGGCGAGATCTTGGAGCACGTCACCGACCTCGGCGGCACCGTCGCCGAGCTGTGCCGGGTGCTGCGCCCCGGCGGCCGGGTGGTGCTCGACACGGTCAACGACACCGCGCTGAGCCGGTTCGTCACGGTCACCCTCGGGGAGCGGGTCGGCGTGGCCCCGGCCGGGCTGCACGACCCGGCCCTGTTCGTGTCGCCGCACCGGCTGCGGGCCGAGTTCGCCCGGCACGGCGTGCGGCTGGCGGTGCGCGGCGTCCGTCCCAGCCTCACCGGCCTGGCCCGCTGGCTGAGCCGCCGCCCGCCCCGGCCCGGCCGGCCCCTGGGCCGCATCCTGCCCACCTTCTCCCCGGCGATCCTCTACCAGGCCGTCGGTCACAAACCTCTCGGACAGGCGGCGGCGTGA
- a CDS encoding UbiA family prenyltransferase translates to MDRRRSLALLRAAHPEPGAAVTVAMTLLAVGAGHRAGRLLCVFLAVAATQLAVGWVNDWLDADRDRRAGRRDKPIADGAVSRRTVGVAGLVAALAAPVAALPLGAAATVTIAVAAVFGLLYDWPLKSTAFSVLPYLIAFGLLPAFVVVGLPGHPSPPVWLVAAAGLLGAGAHFANVLPDLDDDAATGVRGLPHRIGAGGSRLAAAALLLGATATLVLGPPGAPSWSGWAAGAAAVVVLPIGGYAAARARGRPVALFRAVMVVALIDVLLLIFSGPVV, encoded by the coding sequence ATGGATCGCCGAAGGTCATTGGCCCTGCTGCGCGCCGCCCACCCGGAGCCGGGCGCGGCCGTCACCGTCGCCATGACGCTGCTGGCCGTGGGCGCCGGGCACCGCGCCGGGCGGCTGCTCTGCGTGTTCCTGGCGGTCGCGGCGACCCAGCTCGCGGTCGGCTGGGTCAACGACTGGCTGGACGCCGACCGGGACCGGCGGGCCGGACGCCGGGACAAGCCGATCGCGGACGGTGCCGTGTCACGGCGTACCGTCGGCGTCGCGGGTCTGGTGGCGGCCCTGGCCGCGCCGGTCGCGGCGCTTCCGCTGGGCGCGGCCGCCACCGTGACGATCGCGGTGGCCGCGGTCTTCGGCCTGCTCTACGACTGGCCGTTGAAATCGACGGCGTTCTCGGTGCTGCCCTATCTGATCGCGTTCGGGCTGCTGCCCGCCTTCGTGGTGGTCGGCCTGCCCGGGCATCCGTCGCCGCCGGTCTGGCTGGTGGCGGCGGCCGGGCTGCTCGGCGCCGGCGCGCACTTCGCCAACGTGCTGCCCGATCTGGACGACGACGCGGCGACCGGGGTGCGCGGTCTGCCGCACCGGATCGGTGCCGGCGGTTCCCGCCTGGCGGCCGCGGCGTTGCTGCTGGGCGCTACCGCGACGCTGGTGCTGGGCCCGCCCGGAGCGCCGTCGTGGTCGGGGTGGGCGGCCGGCGCGGCCGCCGTCGTGGTCCTGCCGATCGGGGGGTACGCCGCCGCCCGCGCCCGTGGCCGGCCGGTCGCTCTGTTCCGGGCGGTGATGGTGGTCGCCCTGATCGACGTTCTCTTGTTGATCTTCAGCGGGCCGGTGGTGTGA
- the radA gene encoding DNA repair protein RadA — translation MTTSRTSSKAARPAYVCDACGHQPPKWLGRCPECGEWGSVIESTVTVGVSGRVVSSRMPSEPAKPISQISAAPAKAVPTGVGELDRVLGGGLVPGAVVLLAGEPGVGKSTLLLDVAQQWAAGAGSPSLVVSGEESVSQVRLRAERLGALHERLFLAAENDLGTVIGHLDAVRPGLLVLDSVQTVSAPGTEGVPGGVTQVRAVTAALVSIAKERGIATVLVGHVTKDGQVAGPRVLEHLVDVVLHFEGDKHSSLRLVRGVKNRFGAADEVGCFEMHEGGISSLPDPSGLFLTRYLEPVPGTCVTVAMEGRRALVTEVQALIGAEVQGSPRRTVSGLDSARLAMVLAVLERRTKQLKLYNREVFAATVGGIRLTEPSADLAMALAVASGGLDLAMAPTLVAIGEVGLTGEIRRVSAVGRRLAEAARLGFRVALVPPGSTAGEGGTPRGMEVIEVGDLRSALQSAARASADHSTR, via the coding sequence GTGACGACCTCTCGGACCAGTTCCAAGGCAGCCCGCCCGGCCTATGTCTGCGACGCCTGCGGCCACCAGCCCCCCAAGTGGCTGGGCCGGTGCCCGGAGTGCGGCGAGTGGGGCTCGGTGATCGAGTCCACGGTGACCGTCGGGGTCTCCGGCCGGGTCGTCAGTTCCCGCATGCCGTCCGAGCCGGCGAAACCGATCTCGCAGATCAGCGCCGCCCCGGCCAAGGCGGTGCCGACCGGGGTCGGTGAGCTCGACCGGGTGCTCGGCGGTGGCCTGGTGCCCGGCGCGGTGGTGCTGCTCGCCGGCGAGCCCGGGGTGGGCAAGTCCACGCTGCTGCTCGACGTGGCCCAGCAGTGGGCGGCCGGCGCCGGTTCGCCCTCGCTGGTGGTCAGCGGCGAGGAGTCGGTGAGTCAGGTGCGCCTGCGGGCGGAGCGGCTCGGCGCGCTGCACGAGCGCCTCTTCCTGGCCGCGGAAAATGATCTGGGCACGGTCATCGGCCACCTCGACGCGGTCCGGCCGGGCCTGCTGGTGCTCGACTCGGTGCAGACCGTCTCGGCTCCGGGCACCGAGGGTGTGCCCGGTGGCGTGACCCAGGTGCGGGCGGTGACCGCCGCCCTGGTCTCGATCGCCAAGGAGCGCGGGATCGCCACCGTCCTGGTCGGTCACGTCACCAAGGACGGGCAGGTCGCCGGCCCGCGGGTGCTGGAGCACCTGGTCGACGTGGTGCTGCATTTCGAGGGTGACAAGCATTCGTCGCTGCGGCTGGTCCGCGGGGTCAAGAACCGGTTCGGCGCGGCCGACGAGGTCGGTTGCTTCGAGATGCACGAGGGCGGCATCAGCAGCCTGCCCGACCCGTCCGGCCTGTTCCTCACCCGCTATCTGGAGCCGGTGCCGGGCACGTGCGTGACGGTCGCCATGGAGGGCCGCCGGGCGCTCGTCACCGAGGTGCAGGCGCTGATCGGGGCCGAGGTGCAGGGCTCCCCCCGGCGCACCGTCTCCGGCCTGGACAGCGCCCGGCTGGCGATGGTGCTGGCGGTGCTGGAGCGCCGGACGAAACAGTTGAAGCTCTACAACCGCGAGGTGTTCGCGGCGACGGTCGGCGGCATCCGGCTGACCGAGCCGTCGGCCGACCTGGCGATGGCGCTGGCGGTCGCCTCCGGTGGGCTGGATCTCGCGATGGCGCCGACCCTGGTGGCGATCGGTGAGGTCGGGCTGACCGGCGAGATCCGCCGGGTGAGCGCGGTCGGTCGGCGGCTGGCCGAGGCGGCCCGGCTGGGGTTCCGGGTGGCGCTGGTCCCGCCGGGCAGCACGGCCGGTGAGGGCGGCACGCCCAGGGGCATGGAGGTGATCGAGGTGGGTGATCTCCGCTCGGCGCTGCAGAGCGCGGCGCGGGCGTCGGCCGATCACTCCACCCGATGA
- the disA gene encoding DNA integrity scanning diadenylate cyclase DisA: MTPATGSGLTGGASDPLRANLALMAPGTALRDGLERILRGRTGALIVLGHDAVVEAICTGGFPLDVEFSATRLRELCKMDGAVVLSSDGTRIVRAAVHLMPDPGIPSEESGTRHRTAERVAKQSGFPVISVSQSMRIIGLYVNGQRHVLDDSAAILSRANQALATLERYKLRLDEVSGTLSALEIEDLVTVRDAVAVVQRLEMVRRIADEISGYVVELGTDGRLLALQLDELMAGVDSDRTLVIRDYLPTGRKARTLDEALVELDLLTATEMIDLVAVAKAIGYPGASDALDAAVSPRGFRLLAKVPRLPAQIVDRLVDHFGSLQRLLGATVEDLQAVEGVGDARARGVREGLSRLAEASILERYV, encoded by the coding sequence GTGACCCCGGCGACCGGTTCCGGCCTCACCGGTGGCGCCAGCGATCCGCTGCGCGCCAATCTCGCCCTGATGGCCCCCGGCACCGCCCTGCGCGACGGTCTGGAGCGCATCCTGCGGGGCCGCACCGGTGCCCTGATCGTGCTCGGCCACGACGCCGTGGTGGAGGCGATCTGCACCGGCGGTTTCCCGCTCGATGTGGAGTTCTCCGCCACCCGTCTGCGGGAGCTGTGCAAGATGGACGGCGCCGTGGTGCTCTCCAGCGACGGCACCCGGATCGTCCGGGCCGCCGTGCATCTGATGCCCGACCCGGGCATCCCGTCCGAGGAGTCCGGCACCCGGCACCGCACCGCGGAGCGGGTGGCCAAGCAGTCCGGCTTCCCGGTGATCTCGGTGAGCCAGTCGATGCGCATCATCGGGCTGTATGTGAACGGTCAGCGTCACGTCCTGGACGATTCGGCCGCCATCCTGTCCCGGGCCAATCAGGCTCTGGCCACCCTGGAGCGTTACAAGCTCCGGCTGGACGAGGTGTCCGGCACCCTGTCAGCGCTGGAGATCGAGGACCTGGTGACGGTCCGCGACGCCGTGGCGGTGGTGCAGCGGCTGGAGATGGTCCGCCGGATCGCCGACGAGATCTCGGGTTACGTGGTGGAGCTGGGCACCGACGGCCGCCTGCTCGCCCTCCAGCTGGACGAGCTGATGGCCGGCGTCGACTCGGACCGCACCCTGGTCATCCGGGACTACCTGCCCACCGGCCGCAAGGCGCGCACGCTCGACGAGGCGCTGGTCGAGCTGGACCTGCTCACCGCCACCGAAATGATCGACCTGGTCGCGGTGGCCAAGGCGATCGGCTATCCGGGCGCCTCGGACGCGCTGGACGCGGCCGTGTCGCCGCGCGGTTTCCGGCTGCTGGCCAAGGTGCCGCGGCTGCCGGCCCAGATCGTCGACCGGCTGGTGGATCACTTCGGCAGCCTGCAACGGCTGCTGGGCGCCACGGTCGAGGATCTGCAGGCGGTCGAGGGGGTCGGCGACGCCCGGGCCCGCGGGGTGCGTGAGGGTCTGTCCCGGCTGGCCGAGGCGTCGATCCTAGAGCGCTACGTCTAA
- a CDS encoding 2'-5' RNA ligase family protein — MVAALELYLDVDATRRVRTLWRALEAEGIPTLGSLHPRHRPHVSLAAARTIEPYAAAAALDGLNVGRGLSVRMDFAGQFVGRVLWLGITMTPELMDHHRAVHERLAAGGVEVWEHYRPGLWVPHCTVSLRVPNPMMAAAIRRCLEILPLSGTITGAAIADHANDILHPL; from the coding sequence TTGGTCGCGGCGCTCGAGCTGTACCTGGACGTCGACGCGACGCGGCGGGTCCGGACGCTGTGGCGCGCCCTCGAGGCCGAGGGCATTCCCACGCTCGGATCGCTGCACCCGAGGCACCGGCCGCACGTTTCGCTCGCCGCGGCACGGACCATCGAGCCGTACGCGGCGGCAGCCGCCCTGGACGGCCTGAACGTCGGCCGTGGGCTCAGCGTGCGGATGGACTTCGCCGGCCAGTTCGTCGGGCGGGTGCTCTGGCTCGGGATCACCATGACACCCGAGCTGATGGACCACCATCGCGCCGTGCACGAGCGGCTGGCGGCGGGCGGGGTCGAGGTGTGGGAGCACTACCGGCCGGGGCTGTGGGTGCCGCACTGCACGGTGTCGCTGCGGGTGCCGAACCCGATGATGGCCGCGGCGATCCGGCGCTGTCTGGAGATCCTGCCACTGAGCGGGACGATCACCGGGGCGGCGATCGCCGATCACGCGAACGACATCCTGCACCCGCTCTGA
- a CDS encoding A/G-specific adenine glycosylase codes for MTLADESIAWYDANARDLPWRQPETTPWGVLVSEVMLQQTPVVRVEPAWRSWMTRWPTPAALAADPQSEAIRMWGRLGYPRRAMRLHACAQAIVERHGGRVPDQLDQLLALPGVGTYTGRAVATFAYGQRHPVVDTNVRRVVSRVVEGKPDAGPATTTADLVAMEELLPEDSARAARASIAFMELGAIVCTARAPRCADCPFHEVCAWRLSGEPLPEGPSRKPQRYAGTDRQVRGLLLEVLRHATGPVPRQRLDVVWADEVQRARALAGLVEDGLVEPLGHEDFVLAGDAPKVDRQIL; via the coding sequence ATGACTCTCGCCGACGAATCCATCGCCTGGTACGACGCCAACGCCCGGGATCTGCCGTGGCGGCAGCCCGAAACCACCCCGTGGGGTGTCCTGGTGAGTGAGGTGATGCTGCAACAGACCCCGGTGGTCCGGGTGGAACCGGCCTGGCGCTCCTGGATGACCCGCTGGCCGACGCCGGCCGCGCTCGCCGCCGACCCGCAGTCCGAGGCGATCCGGATGTGGGGCCGGCTCGGCTATCCGCGCCGGGCGATGCGGCTGCACGCCTGCGCCCAGGCGATCGTCGAGCGGCACGGCGGGCGGGTGCCCGATCAGCTCGACCAGTTGCTCGCGCTGCCCGGGGTGGGCACCTACACCGGGCGGGCGGTGGCCACCTTCGCGTACGGGCAGCGGCACCCGGTGGTGGACACCAACGTCCGCCGGGTCGTCTCCCGGGTGGTCGAGGGCAAGCCGGACGCCGGCCCGGCCACCACCACGGCCGACCTGGTCGCCATGGAGGAGCTGCTGCCCGAGGATTCGGCGCGGGCGGCCCGGGCGAGCATCGCGTTCATGGAGCTGGGCGCGATCGTCTGCACCGCGCGGGCCCCCCGGTGCGCCGATTGCCCGTTCCATGAGGTGTGCGCGTGGCGGCTGTCCGGCGAGCCGCTGCCGGAGGGGCCGAGCCGCAAACCGCAGCGGTACGCCGGCACCGACCGCCAGGTGCGCGGACTTCTCCTGGAGGTGCTGCGGCACGCCACCGGCCCGGTCCCCCGGCAGCGCCTCGACGTGGTCTGGGCCGACGAGGTGCAGCGGGCCCGCGCGCTCGCCGGTCTGGTCGAGGACGGCCTGGTCGAGCCGCTCGGTCACGAGGACTTCGTACTGGCCGGCGACGCCCCGAAAGTCGATCGACAGATTCTTTGA
- a CDS encoding SigE family RNA polymerase sigma factor — MSETTGFTDFVRSRTPALLRTAFLLTGDRHLAEDLVQDALARTHRAVRRLGDDGHYEAYTRTAMYHLQVSRWRRRRVAESLPGELTERADPDSDHAGRVSLQIALHKALAQLTARQRAVLVLRFFEDRSETEAAEMLGCSVGTVKSQTSKALTRMRQVAPDLINAGTMKGADR, encoded by the coding sequence GTGAGTGAAACCACGGGGTTCACCGACTTCGTCAGAAGTCGGACGCCGGCGCTACTGCGCACGGCTTTCCTCCTGACCGGTGATCGGCACCTGGCCGAGGACCTGGTCCAGGACGCGCTGGCCCGCACCCATCGTGCGGTCCGGCGGCTCGGCGATGACGGGCACTACGAGGCGTACACCCGGACCGCCATGTACCACCTGCAGGTCAGCCGGTGGCGCCGCCGCCGGGTCGCCGAGTCGCTGCCCGGCGAGCTCACCGAGCGGGCTGACCCGGACAGCGACCACGCCGGCCGGGTCAGCCTGCAGATCGCCCTGCACAAGGCGCTGGCCCAGCTCACCGCTCGGCAGCGAGCCGTGCTGGTGCTGCGCTTCTTCGAGGACCGCAGCGAAACCGAGGCCGCCGAGATGCTCGGCTGCTCGGTCGGCACGGTCAAGAGCCAGACCAGCAAGGCGCTGACGCGGATGCGCCAGGTCGCCCCGGACCTGATCAACGCCGGCACGATGAAGGGAGCGGACCGATGA
- a CDS encoding DUF4291 domain-containing protein has product MHEIRAVYDEHTITVYQAYSPAIAVPAVRAGRFVPPFKRERMTWIKPSFLWMMYRCGWATKEGQEHVLAVSITREGFEWALTNAVHSSYVRGEYPSRDDWQRELRRAPARVQWDPERDLRLRALPYRSLQLGLGGEAAIRYADEWITGISDVTDRVREIRGLLDAGQDARAAELLPPEHPYPVVSRTPTDPRTGS; this is encoded by the coding sequence ATGCACGAGATCCGCGCCGTCTACGACGAGCACACCATCACCGTCTACCAGGCGTATTCGCCGGCGATCGCGGTCCCGGCGGTGCGCGCCGGACGATTCGTGCCCCCGTTCAAGCGGGAGCGGATGACCTGGATCAAGCCGTCGTTCCTGTGGATGATGTATCGCTGCGGCTGGGCCACCAAGGAGGGCCAGGAGCACGTCCTGGCGGTCTCGATCACCCGCGAGGGCTTCGAGTGGGCGCTGACGAACGCGGTGCACAGCAGTTACGTGCGGGGGGAGTATCCGAGCCGGGACGACTGGCAGCGCGAGTTGCGACGGGCCCCGGCCCGGGTGCAGTGGGATCCGGAGCGGGATCTGCGGTTGCGGGCGCTGCCGTACCGGTCGCTGCAGCTCGGGCTCGGCGGGGAGGCGGCGATCCGCTACGCCGACGAGTGGATCACCGGGATCAGCGACGTGACCGACCGGGTCCGGGAGATCCGCGGCCTGCTGGACGCCGGGCAGGACGCCCGGGCGGCGGAGCTGCTGCCGCCCGAGCATCCCTACCCCGTGGTCAGCCGCACACCGACGGATCCGCGTACGGGCTCCTGA